A region of the Fischerella sp. PCC 9605 genome:
AATCTTTTGCAGGCAAAGCACGTGAGAAAGTCAAACTACTGATTCAGCGTTCATCTGAACCTAATAGTCAAAAAGAAATTGCGATCGCCCCCAAAAACTTCGACGCCAAAACCATGTTTATAGAGGCTCAAAAAGCCAGCGTCCAGAACATACAACGGGAAGGTAAAAAAATTGGCTACATTCATATCTGGTCACACGCAGCCAACGAAGACGAACAGCAGCTTCAGGAAGAAATGATTTATGGACGCCTCAAAGATGCAGATGGATTAGTTTTGGACTTCCGAGATGGTTGGGGAGGGGGAGATGTTGATTCTCTCAATCTCTTCACTGCTGAAGCAGGGCCAAGTGTTACCAGTGTTTCTCGCAATGGTAAAAAATATACGTATATGGCTCAATGGAAAAAGCCAGTGGCGATGCTGATCAATGAGGGCAGCAGAAGCAGCAAAGAAATTTATGCTTATGGTTTCCAGCAACACAAAATCGGCCCCGTAATTGGTTCCAAGACAGCGGGGGCTGTGGTTGCCGGTCGTCCTTTTTTTATGCAAGATGGTAGCTTGCTCTATGTGGCAGTTGCAGATGTATTTGTGAATGGAAACCAAAGATTGGAAGGTAAAGGCGTTACACCAGATATCAGCATTTCCTTGCCATTAGAATATGCTCAAGGTGCAGATCCGCAAAAAGAAAGAGCAATAGAAATTGTGCTAGCAGCAGTCAAGCAAAGCAGCTAAGTAAACTCACAATGAAAAAAATCTTATTCTTGTGTACGGGCAACTATTATCGCAGTCGTTTCGCCGAACACCTGTTTAACTGGATAGCTGCGAAGCAGGGGTTAGAATGGCAGGTTGTTTCCCGCGGTCTGGCCCTGGAGAGGGGTATAGATAATATAGGGGCAATTTCTCAGTATGCAATAGAAGCTTTGAAACAGCGGGGAGTGACATTACTAGAGAACGAACGTTTTCCCCAACAGGTTCTAGAGGAAGATTTCCACGCAGTAGATATGGTAATTGCATTAGATGAGTTAGAACATCGACCTTTGGTTCTAGAACGTTTTCCTAAATGGCTAGATAGGGTGGAATACTGGCTAATTCACGACATTGATAAAACCTCTGCATCAGAAGCACTAGGAAAATTAGAGAAACATCTGCTGCAACTGATTGAAAAATTGACACAAAGTTAAGCAGTAGTCACAGAAACAGAATTTTGCTTGGTGTCTTAGTGCCTTAGTGGTTCAAAAATGTTTTTTAACCACCAAGACACCAAGACACAAAGAGAAACTCAAACCAATGTCTTTTGCTTTCTTAAACTTTGAATCGTAGCCATTGTATGCTGTGCTACTCGTTCAATCTCTTCAGCAGTATTAAACCTGCCAATGCCAAACCGCACTGATGCATAAGCCAACTGTTCTGAATGTCCCAGTGCTGTCAGAACATGGGAAGGTGCGGTAGTTGCTGAGGAACAAGCCGAACCAGAAGAGACTGCCATCACTGGTTGCAATCCTAACAGCAATGCGGCTCCATCCACTCCCTCAATGCTGATATTCAAATTTCCGGCTAGTCGCTGGGTGGGATGTCCGTTGAGATGAATTCCCTCTAATTGGGAAAGTACCTCCCACAATCTTTGCCGGAGTTGGGTGAGACGTTGGTTTTCTGTGGCTTGTGCTTGTAAAGCTATCTCCA
Encoded here:
- a CDS encoding S41 family peptidase is translated as MRKPKLSQLLRFAAVMLMSCSVLLLIWLTTPLPKILAKPETKIFEQVWQTVNENFYDPKFNGVDWKVMREKYQSQATQSKSTEEFAIAINQMLAELKTSHTRFYTQDDPAYYQILGIFVPRSRELQKEITKFFPKGKIEYTGIGAFTKTINGKTFVSSILDKSPAAETGLQMGDQILSVDGRPYQPVQSFAGKAREKVKLLIQRSSEPNSQKEIAIAPKNFDAKTMFIEAQKASVQNIQREGKKIGYIHIWSHAANEDEQQLQEEMIYGRLKDADGLVLDFRDGWGGGDVDSLNLFTAEAGPSVTSVSRNGKKYTYMAQWKKPVAMLINEGSRSSKEIYAYGFQQHKIGPVIGSKTAGAVVAGRPFFMQDGSLLYVAVADVFVNGNQRLEGKGVTPDISISLPLEYAQGADPQKERAIEIVLAAVKQSS
- a CDS encoding arsenate-mycothiol transferase ArsC yields the protein MKKILFLCTGNYYRSRFAEHLFNWIAAKQGLEWQVVSRGLALERGIDNIGAISQYAIEALKQRGVTLLENERFPQQVLEEDFHAVDMVIALDELEHRPLVLERFPKWLDRVEYWLIHDIDKTSASEALGKLEKHLLQLIEKLTQS